The proteins below are encoded in one region of Balaenoptera acutorostrata chromosome 11, mBalAcu1.1, whole genome shotgun sequence:
- the PARP11 gene encoding protein mono-ADP-ribosyltransferase PARP11 isoform X1: MWEANPEMFHRAEEFLSKTTNSEMDEMDTSDTQWGWFYLAECGKWHMFQPDTNVQCSVSSEDIEKSFRTNPCGSICVTTSKFSYKIDFAEMKQMNLTTGKQRLIKRAPFSISAFSYICENEAIPMPLHWENVNTDLPYQLIPLHNQTHEYNGVASLFGKTVDRNRIKRIQRIQNLDLWEFFCRKKAQLKKKRGAPQINEQMLFHGTSGEFVEAICIHNFDWRINGVHGALFGKGTYFARDAAYASRFCKDDVKHGNTFQVHGVNLQQQHLFRTYKSMFLARVLIGDYINGDSKFVRPPSKDGSYVNLYDSCVDDTWNPRVFVVFDANQIYPEYLIDFH; this comes from the exons ATGTGGGAAGCGAATCCG GAGAtgtttcacagagcagaagaatTCTTATCCAAGACTACAAACAGCGAGATGGATGAGATGGACACGTCAGACACGCAGTGGGGCTGGTTTTACCTGGCGGAGTGCGGGAAGTGGCACATGTTTCAG CCGGACACCAACGTTCAGTGTTCAGTTAGCagtgaagacattgaaaaaagcTTCAGAACAAACCCTTGTGGGTCCATTTGTGTCACTACTTCCAAATTCAGCTACAAGATAGACTTTGCAG aaatgaagcAGATGAATCTCACCACTGGAAAACAGCGCTTAATAAAAAGAGCCCCTTTTTCTATCAGTGCTTTCAG TTATATCTGTGAAAATGAGGCCATCCCCATGCCACTCCACTGGGAGAATGTGAATACCGACCTGCCCTATCAG CTCATTCCTTTGCACAATCAAACACACGAATACAATGGAGTTGCTAGTCTCTTTGGGAAAACAGTGGATCGCAACAGaattaaaagaattcagagaattcAAAACCTAGACTTGTGGGAGTTCTTTTGCAG GAAAAAGGCTCagctcaagaaaaaaagaggcgcGCCTCAGATTAATGAGCAGATGCTGTTTCATGGTACCAGCGGTGAATTTGTGGAAGCAATTTGCATTCATAACTTTGACTGGAGAATCAACGGTGTACACGGTGCTCTCTTTGGAAAAG GAACCTATTTTGCTCGAGATGCTGCTTATGCCAGCCGCTTCTGCAAAGACGACGTAAAGCACGGAAACACATTCCAGGTTCACGGCGTAAACCTGCAACAGCAGCATCTGTTTAGAACGTACAAATCTATGTTTCTTGCCCGAGTGCTGATTGGAGATTACATAAACGGAGACTCCAAATTCGTGCGCCCTCCTTCCAAAGACGGGAGCTACGTGAATTTGTATGACAGCTGTGTGGATGACACCTGGAATCCCAGGGTCTTCGTGGTGTTCGATGCCAACCAGATCTACCCCGAGTACTTGATAGACTTTCACTGA
- the PARP11 gene encoding protein mono-ADP-ribosyltransferase PARP11 isoform X3, protein MWEANPEMFHRAEEFLSKTTNSEMDEMDTSDTQWGWFYLAECGKWHMFQPDTNVQCSVSSEDIEKSFRTNPCGSICVTTSKFSYKIDFAEMKQMNLTTGKQRLIKRAPFSISAFSYICENEAIPMPLHWENVNTDLPYQLIPLHNQTHEYNGVASLFGKTVDRNRIKRIQRIQNLDLWEFFCRKKAQLKKKRGAPQINEQMLFHGTSGEFVEAICIHNFDWRINGVHGALFGKDRYHCCFNTWGERQRSKRNQLSPSIFKVYIRVFRVNVFSSNRLIHMYVQKIKT, encoded by the exons ATGTGGGAAGCGAATCCG GAGAtgtttcacagagcagaagaatTCTTATCCAAGACTACAAACAGCGAGATGGATGAGATGGACACGTCAGACACGCAGTGGGGCTGGTTTTACCTGGCGGAGTGCGGGAAGTGGCACATGTTTCAG CCGGACACCAACGTTCAGTGTTCAGTTAGCagtgaagacattgaaaaaagcTTCAGAACAAACCCTTGTGGGTCCATTTGTGTCACTACTTCCAAATTCAGCTACAAGATAGACTTTGCAG aaatgaagcAGATGAATCTCACCACTGGAAAACAGCGCTTAATAAAAAGAGCCCCTTTTTCTATCAGTGCTTTCAG TTATATCTGTGAAAATGAGGCCATCCCCATGCCACTCCACTGGGAGAATGTGAATACCGACCTGCCCTATCAG CTCATTCCTTTGCACAATCAAACACACGAATACAATGGAGTTGCTAGTCTCTTTGGGAAAACAGTGGATCGCAACAGaattaaaagaattcagagaattcAAAACCTAGACTTGTGGGAGTTCTTTTGCAG GAAAAAGGCTCagctcaagaaaaaaagaggcgcGCCTCAGATTAATGAGCAGATGCTGTTTCATGGTACCAGCGGTGAATTTGTGGAAGCAATTTGCATTCATAACTTTGACTGGAGAATCAACGGTGTACACGGTGCTCTCTTTGGAAAAG ATCGATACCATTGCTGTTTTAACACCTGGGGTGAAAGACAGCGCTCAAAACGCAATCAGCTGAGTCCCTCCATCTTTAAAGTTTACATCCGTGTCTTCAGGGTAAATGTTTTCAGCTCAAATAGACTTATTCATATGtatgttcaaaaaataaaaacatag
- the PARP11 gene encoding protein mono-ADP-ribosyltransferase PARP11 isoform X2 — protein MFHRAEEFLSKTTNSEMDEMDTSDTQWGWFYLAECGKWHMFQPDTNVQCSVSSEDIEKSFRTNPCGSICVTTSKFSYKIDFAEMKQMNLTTGKQRLIKRAPFSISAFSYICENEAIPMPLHWENVNTDLPYQLIPLHNQTHEYNGVASLFGKTVDRNRIKRIQRIQNLDLWEFFCRKKAQLKKKRGAPQINEQMLFHGTSGEFVEAICIHNFDWRINGVHGALFGKGTYFARDAAYASRFCKDDVKHGNTFQVHGVNLQQQHLFRTYKSMFLARVLIGDYINGDSKFVRPPSKDGSYVNLYDSCVDDTWNPRVFVVFDANQIYPEYLIDFH, from the exons AtgtttcacagagcagaagaatTCTTATCCAAGACTACAAACAGCGAGATGGATGAGATGGACACGTCAGACACGCAGTGGGGCTGGTTTTACCTGGCGGAGTGCGGGAAGTGGCACATGTTTCAG CCGGACACCAACGTTCAGTGTTCAGTTAGCagtgaagacattgaaaaaagcTTCAGAACAAACCCTTGTGGGTCCATTTGTGTCACTACTTCCAAATTCAGCTACAAGATAGACTTTGCAG aaatgaagcAGATGAATCTCACCACTGGAAAACAGCGCTTAATAAAAAGAGCCCCTTTTTCTATCAGTGCTTTCAG TTATATCTGTGAAAATGAGGCCATCCCCATGCCACTCCACTGGGAGAATGTGAATACCGACCTGCCCTATCAG CTCATTCCTTTGCACAATCAAACACACGAATACAATGGAGTTGCTAGTCTCTTTGGGAAAACAGTGGATCGCAACAGaattaaaagaattcagagaattcAAAACCTAGACTTGTGGGAGTTCTTTTGCAG GAAAAAGGCTCagctcaagaaaaaaagaggcgcGCCTCAGATTAATGAGCAGATGCTGTTTCATGGTACCAGCGGTGAATTTGTGGAAGCAATTTGCATTCATAACTTTGACTGGAGAATCAACGGTGTACACGGTGCTCTCTTTGGAAAAG GAACCTATTTTGCTCGAGATGCTGCTTATGCCAGCCGCTTCTGCAAAGACGACGTAAAGCACGGAAACACATTCCAGGTTCACGGCGTAAACCTGCAACAGCAGCATCTGTTTAGAACGTACAAATCTATGTTTCTTGCCCGAGTGCTGATTGGAGATTACATAAACGGAGACTCCAAATTCGTGCGCCCTCCTTCCAAAGACGGGAGCTACGTGAATTTGTATGACAGCTGTGTGGATGACACCTGGAATCCCAGGGTCTTCGTGGTGTTCGATGCCAACCAGATCTACCCCGAGTACTTGATAGACTTTCACTGA